A genomic window from Lycium barbarum isolate Lr01 chromosome 4, ASM1917538v2, whole genome shotgun sequence includes:
- the LOC132638033 gene encoding uncharacterized protein LOC132638033, whose translation MASSDYEYDREWKNILPIGFQFVPKDEELFMYLRLKSCNGNIPPGIFTDLDIYYYTPQELFAIGNVEKHWGGRMYIFTPLIKKYSIGGKMQRTIHSGKGFWKASQARKAISKNRNLDKQMCESSFTKQSLVYYEGSKSASGKKTSWLMSEYRFPVHDPRPLFNGTDHELTLCVIYYNYTKKNAEQGAVLTESDPITAPPQTPINQNFDQPSYTLHIPHNPNPNYDHNTSHQENPSYYPNFFPSGIPLQQYQHLINRAAATIFDRWPVEYPSSQNYTDVATTSTMQPSFVENLDISSSIAQNYDFHGIDPSIYHNFENSYYAGEEEIGHIANSNADIVDQNKLETYAAPISQDDQKPLSDGQDHNHQQLKMKKIRV comes from the exons ATGGCTTCATCAGATTATGAATATGATCGTGAATGGAAAAACATCTTGCCCATAGGCTTCCAATTTGTGCCAAAAGACGAAGAACTGTTTATGTATTTGAGACTTAAGAGTTGTAATGGTAACATTCCACCTGGGATTTTCACTGATCTTGATATTTATTACTATACACCTCAGGAGCTATTTGCAATTG ggAATGTTGAAAAACATTGGGGTGGACGTATGTACATCTTTACTCCATTAATAAAGAAGTATAGCATAGGAGGAAAAATGCAGAGAACTATACATTCAGGAAAAGGTTTTTGGAAAGCCTCACAAGCACGTAAGGCAATATCCAAAAACCGTAATCTTGATAAGCAGATGTGTGAGTCTAGCTTTACAAAACAATCCCTTGTCTACTACGAAGGTTCGAAGAGTGCAAGTGGCAAAAAAACTTCTTGGCTTATGTCGGAGTATAGGTTTCCGGTGCATGATCCTCGACCATTATTCAATGGG acAGATCATGAGCTAACACTTTGTGTGATCTACTATAATTACACAAAGAAGAATGCTGAACAAGGAGCTGTGCTAACAGAGTCTGACCCCATTACTGCTCCTCCACAAACTCCAATAAACCAAAATTTTGATCAACCATCATATACGTTGCACATCCCCCATAATCCTAATCCTAATTATGATCATAATACTTCCCATCAAGAAAATCCATCTTACTACCCTAATTTTTTCCCCAGTGGTATCCCTCTCCAACAATACCAGCATCTCATAAATAGGGCTGCAGCTACAATCTTTGACAGGTGGCCAGTTGAATATCCTTCATCGCAAAATTATACTGACGTTGCTACCACTTCAACCATGCAGCCAAGTTTTGTGGAAAATCTTGATATTTCTTCCTCCATTGCTCAAAACTATGATTTTCATGGAATTGATCCATCCATATATCACAATTTTGAAAATTCTTATTATGCGGGGGAAGAAGAAATAGGTCATATTGCAAATAGTAATGCTGATATTGTTGACCAAAATAAATTGGAAACATATGCGGCCCCAATTTCTCAAGATGATCAGAAACCATTAAGTGATGGCCAAGATCATAATCATCAGCAGctaaagatgaagaagatcagaGTATAA
- the LOC132638838 gene encoding E3 ubiquitin ligase BIG BROTHER-related-like isoform X1 — protein sequence MADEEQRKPTTRRTPLSQIDEDRICIMLSMIESESEDEETTASDEEFLGSVQDFELEFYDDGYDEDNEDMEEDDVDPDELSYEELIALGEFVGVENRGLSEAEISKSLHSSTFQSNNSKTLVDKCVVCQLEYEEGEKLVALPCDHHYHSDCIKTWLQIKKICPICNDEVSSANVTKDL from the exons ATGGCTGATGAAGAACAGAGGAAGCCAACGACTCGAAGAACACCTCTTAGCCAAATAGATGAG GATAGGATTTGTATTATGTTGTCGATGATTGAAAGTGAAAGTGAAGATGAAGAAACAACTGCCTCTGATGAAGAATTTCTAGGAAGTGTTCAAG ATTTTGAATTAGAGTTCTACGACGATGGTTACGACGAGGACAACGAG gatatggaggaagatgatgTTGATCCAGATGAATTATCTTACGAG GAATTAATTGCTTTAGGAGAATTTGTTGGAGTAGAGAACAGAGGATTATCTGAAGCAGAAATAAGCAAATCCTTgcattcttctacatttcaatcCAATAATTCCAAGACACTTGTTGACAA GTGTGTGGTGTGTCAATTGGAATATGAAGAAGGAGAGAAGCTAGTAGCACTTCCATGTGATCATCACTACCATTCAGATTGTATAAAAACATGGCTTCAGATAAAGAAG ATTTGTCCCATATGTAATGATGAGGTCTCATCCGCTAATGTGACCAAGGATCTATAG
- the LOC132638838 gene encoding E3 ubiquitin ligase BIG BROTHER-related-like isoform X2, whose protein sequence is MDRICIMLSMIESESEDEETTASDEEFLGSVQDFELEFYDDGYDEDNEDMEEDDVDPDELSYEELIALGEFVGVENRGLSEAEISKSLHSSTFQSNNSKTLVDKCVVCQLEYEEGEKLVALPCDHHYHSDCIKTWLQIKKICPICNDEVSSANVTKDL, encoded by the exons ATG GATAGGATTTGTATTATGTTGTCGATGATTGAAAGTGAAAGTGAAGATGAAGAAACAACTGCCTCTGATGAAGAATTTCTAGGAAGTGTTCAAG ATTTTGAATTAGAGTTCTACGACGATGGTTACGACGAGGACAACGAG gatatggaggaagatgatgTTGATCCAGATGAATTATCTTACGAG GAATTAATTGCTTTAGGAGAATTTGTTGGAGTAGAGAACAGAGGATTATCTGAAGCAGAAATAAGCAAATCCTTgcattcttctacatttcaatcCAATAATTCCAAGACACTTGTTGACAA GTGTGTGGTGTGTCAATTGGAATATGAAGAAGGAGAGAAGCTAGTAGCACTTCCATGTGATCATCACTACCATTCAGATTGTATAAAAACATGGCTTCAGATAAAGAAG ATTTGTCCCATATGTAATGATGAGGTCTCATCCGCTAATGTGACCAAGGATCTATAG
- the LOC132638838 gene encoding E3 ubiquitin ligase BIG BROTHER-related-like isoform X3 yields the protein MLSMIESESEDEETTASDEEFLGSVQDFELEFYDDGYDEDNEDMEEDDVDPDELSYEELIALGEFVGVENRGLSEAEISKSLHSSTFQSNNSKTLVDKCVVCQLEYEEGEKLVALPCDHHYHSDCIKTWLQIKKICPICNDEVSSANVTKDL from the exons ATGTTGTCGATGATTGAAAGTGAAAGTGAAGATGAAGAAACAACTGCCTCTGATGAAGAATTTCTAGGAAGTGTTCAAG ATTTTGAATTAGAGTTCTACGACGATGGTTACGACGAGGACAACGAG gatatggaggaagatgatgTTGATCCAGATGAATTATCTTACGAG GAATTAATTGCTTTAGGAGAATTTGTTGGAGTAGAGAACAGAGGATTATCTGAAGCAGAAATAAGCAAATCCTTgcattcttctacatttcaatcCAATAATTCCAAGACACTTGTTGACAA GTGTGTGGTGTGTCAATTGGAATATGAAGAAGGAGAGAAGCTAGTAGCACTTCCATGTGATCATCACTACCATTCAGATTGTATAAAAACATGGCTTCAGATAAAGAAG ATTTGTCCCATATGTAATGATGAGGTCTCATCCGCTAATGTGACCAAGGATCTATAG
- the LOC132637042 gene encoding E3 ubiquitin ligase BIG BROTHER-related-like isoform X1 — translation MADEEQRKPTTRRTPLSQIDEDRVCIMLSMIESESEDEEITASDEEFLGSEVQDFELEFYDDGYDEDNEDMEEDDVDPDELSYEELIALGEFVGVENRGLSEAEISKSLHSSTFQSNNSKTLVDKCVVCQLEYEEGEKLVALPCDHHYHSDCIKTWLQIKKICPICNDEVSSANVTKDL, via the exons ATGGCTGATGAAGAACAGAGGAAGCCAACGACTCGAAGAACACCTCTTAGCCAAATAGATGAG GATAGGGTTTGTATTATGTTGTCGATGATTGAAAGTGaaagtgaagatgaagaaataacTGCCTCTGATGAAGAATTTCTAGGAAGTGAGGTTCAAG ATTTTGAATTAGAGTTCTACGACGATGGTTACGACGAGGACAACGAG gatatggaggaagatgatgTTGATCCAGATGAATTATCTTACGAG GAATTAATTGCTTTAGGAGAATTTGTTGGAGTAGAGAACAGAGGATTATCTGAAGCAGAAATAAGCAAATCCTTgcattcttctacatttcaatcCAATAATTCCAAGACACTTGTTGACAA GTGTGTGGTGTGTCAATTGGAATATGAAGAAGGAGAGAAGCTAGTAGCACTTCCATGTGATCATCACTACCATTCAGATTGTATAAAAACATGGCTTCAGATAAAGAAG ATTTGTCCCATATGTAATGATGAGGTCTCATCCGCTAATGTGACCAAGGATCTATAG
- the LOC132637042 gene encoding E3 ubiquitin ligase BIG BROTHER-related-like isoform X2, whose protein sequence is MDRVCIMLSMIESESEDEEITASDEEFLGSEVQDFELEFYDDGYDEDNEDMEEDDVDPDELSYEELIALGEFVGVENRGLSEAEISKSLHSSTFQSNNSKTLVDKCVVCQLEYEEGEKLVALPCDHHYHSDCIKTWLQIKKICPICNDEVSSANVTKDL, encoded by the exons ATG GATAGGGTTTGTATTATGTTGTCGATGATTGAAAGTGaaagtgaagatgaagaaataacTGCCTCTGATGAAGAATTTCTAGGAAGTGAGGTTCAAG ATTTTGAATTAGAGTTCTACGACGATGGTTACGACGAGGACAACGAG gatatggaggaagatgatgTTGATCCAGATGAATTATCTTACGAG GAATTAATTGCTTTAGGAGAATTTGTTGGAGTAGAGAACAGAGGATTATCTGAAGCAGAAATAAGCAAATCCTTgcattcttctacatttcaatcCAATAATTCCAAGACACTTGTTGACAA GTGTGTGGTGTGTCAATTGGAATATGAAGAAGGAGAGAAGCTAGTAGCACTTCCATGTGATCATCACTACCATTCAGATTGTATAAAAACATGGCTTCAGATAAAGAAG ATTTGTCCCATATGTAATGATGAGGTCTCATCCGCTAATGTGACCAAGGATCTATAG
- the LOC132637043 gene encoding oxysterol-binding protein-related protein 1B-like — MQKIMHFLCCVTTVDDKNTVAVRHHRPSKPSSKLHNTLISKNDKNVEISSDDNFGNGICGILYKWVHFGRGWRPRWFVLHDGVLSYYKIHGHNKIVIVIDSEMEKGFRVIGKKSFRFINNYKNTHSKSLHQPSGEIHLKDSSVMGSCSDDRRFLIITGKKKLQLRAESKEDRLIWLEGLFATRKTYLTSDFVHMPRVNNNCYVATRESKMKGGNTSGWVEEHYRQEETDDDVHTDNLYFDAEEVLSSCSLRTAESYDESSSSDSENEDVHPSEDGLSSFMRFVECDYPYIERREKLPEPVEEEKGISLWSMIKDNIGKDLTRLCLPVYFNEPLSSLQKCFEDFEYSYLLDQAYEWGRTGNNLMRMLNVAAFAVSGYACTDGRKFKPFNPLLGETYEANYPDKGLRFISEKVSHHPLILACHCEGRGWKMWGDTNLKSKFWGPSIQLDPVGVLNLEFDDAEVFQWSKVTTSIYNLVLGKLYCDHFGTMHIQGSGGYSCKLKFKKQSIINRNPHQVHGLVQDKSGKTVATMFGKWDESLHYCNTSMDLGQDMEYLLWKRSKPSNFETKYNFTSFAVTLNELSPDLEEKLPPTDSRLRPDQRLLENGEYETANSEKLRLEQRQRQASKMQEKGWKPRWFTKPKGSDTYQYRGGYWEARETCKWESCPHIFGEVSEEI; from the exons TGTTGAAATATCCAGTGATGATAATTTCGGAAATGGAATATGTGGAATATTATACAAATGGGTACATTTTGGTAGAGGATGGAGGCCTCGTTGGTTTGTACTTCATGATGGTGTGCTTTCCTACTATAAAATACATGGACATAATAAGATTGTGATTGTGATTGATTCTGAAATGGAAAAAGGTTTCAGAGTCATAGGGAAGAAATCATTTCGTTTCATCAATAACTACAAAAATACTCATTCCAAATCCCTCCATCAACCATCAGGTGAAATCCACCTCAAG GACTCATCAGTAATGGGAAGTTGCTCAGATGATAGGAGGTTCTTGATAATTACTGGGAAGAAGAAGCTGCAGTTGAGGGCAGAGTCAAAAGAGGACAGGTTAATATGGTTGGAAGGATTGTTTGCAACAAGGAAGACATATTTAACAAGTGATTTTGTTCATATGCCTAGAGTGAACAATAATTGCTATGTCGCAACTAGGGAAAGCAAGATGAAAG GAGGAAATACAAGCGGATGGGTTGAAGAGCATTACAGGCAGGAGGAAACTGATGATGATGTTCACACCGATAACCTATATTTTGATGCTGAAGAAGTTCTTTCTTCTTGTTCCTTGAGAACCGCCGAGTCTTATGATGAAAGCTCATCTTCTGACTCTGAGAATGAGGATGTTCATCCATCTGAAGATGGTCTTAGTTCTTTTATGAGATTTGTTGAATGTGACTATCCTTACATAGAGCGAAGAGAAAAATTGCCCGAACCAGTTGAGGAGGAGAAGGGAATAAGCCTTTGGTCGATGATCAAAGATAACATTGGGAAGGATCTAACTAGACTTTGTCTTCCTGTGTACTTCAACGAACCCCTCTCTTCTTTGCAGAAATGTTTCGAAGATTTTGAGTACTCTTACCTTCTTGACCAAGCATATGAATGGGGGAGAACG GGAAATAATCTTATGAGGATGCTTAATGTTGCAGCATTTGCTGTATCTGGATATGCTTGCACAGATGGTAGAAAATTCAAGCCATTTAATCCCTTATTGGGCGAGACATATGAAGCTAATTACCCAGACAAGGGACTGCGTTTCATCTCAGAGAAG GTAAGTCATCACCCCTTGATTCTTGCATGCCACTGCGAAGGTCGTGGTTGGAAGATGTGGGGAGATACCAATTTAAAAAGTAAATTTTGGGGTCCATCAATTCAACTTGATCCAGTTGGTGTCCTTAACTTAGAGTTTGATGATGCAGAAGTATTCCAGTGGAGCAAG GTAACCACTTCAATCTACAACCTCGTTTTAGGGAAACTCTATTGCGACCACTTTGGTACGATGCATATCCAAGGAAGCGGTGGCTACTCTTGCAAGCTTAAATTTAAGAAACAGTCCATTATTAATAGAAATCCACACCAG GTACATGGACTTGTACAAGATAAAAGTGGGAAAACAGTGGCAACTATGTTTGGGAAATGGGATGAAAGTTTGCATTACTGTAATACTTCGATGGATTTAGGGCAAGATATGGAGTATTTGCTTTGGAAGCGGAGTAAACCATCAAATTTTGAAACGAAGTACAACTTTACAAGTTTCGCAGTCACCCTTAACGAGCTCTCTCCAGATCTTGAG GAAAAGTTGCCTCCGACTGATTCAAGGCTTAGACCAGATCAAAGACTTCTTGAAAACGGAGAATATGAAACTGCTAACTCAGAAAAGTTACGACTAGAACAGAGGCAGCGTCAG GCATCAAAGATGCAGGAAAAAGGCTGGAAACCAAGGTGGTTTACAAAGCCAAAAGGTAGTGATACATATCAGTATAGAGGAGGATATTGGGAAGCTAGAGAAACTTGTAAATGGGAATCCTGTCCACATATTTTTGGTGAAGTTTCTGAAGAGATTTGA